The Fervidibacillus albus genome contains a region encoding:
- a CDS encoding YlaF family protein, which yields MKQGKWIFMFYSILAVLSMMAIGISVGLRNPYLIMLFTFLLIFIMGIGFRTKKKFRDAGKL from the coding sequence ATGAAACAAGGGAAATGGATTTTTATGTTTTATTCGATATTGGCTGTTTTATCGATGATGGCAATCGGGATTTCCGTTGGTCTACGTAATCCGTATTTAATCATGTTGTTTACGTTCCTGCTCATTTTCATTATGGGAATCGGTTTTCGAACAAAGAAAAAATTTCGAGATGCGGGAAAGTTATAA
- a CDS encoding inositol monophosphatase family protein: protein MTNWSEIDRITKQWLKEAGERIRQSFSKQLQIATKANRNDLVTNIDQDTEQFFIERIRKTYPDHKILGEEGYGDEINGTNGVIWVIDPIDGTMNFVHMQRHFTISIGIFEDGKGKLAYIYDVTNDELYHAMNGKGAFYNEKQLPKFSEKLLCDCIVGLNAIWLTENRRIDYRILIPLVKSVRGTRSFGSAALEMAYVATGWMDAYISLRLSPWDFAAGMIIVEELGGKATKLNGEPLSILEKSSVFLARSDVHEQISEQFLSNYVENPMRDYRKKR, encoded by the coding sequence ATGACAAATTGGTCAGAAATCGATCGCATAACGAAACAATGGTTAAAAGAAGCTGGTGAGCGAATTCGTCAATCCTTTTCCAAACAATTACAAATTGCAACGAAAGCGAACCGAAATGATTTAGTAACGAACATCGATCAAGATACGGAACAGTTTTTCATTGAACGAATTCGAAAAACGTATCCCGATCATAAAATTCTCGGTGAGGAAGGATATGGCGATGAAATAAACGGTACGAACGGTGTTATTTGGGTAATCGATCCAATTGATGGAACAATGAATTTTGTGCATATGCAAAGACATTTCACCATTTCCATCGGGATTTTTGAAGATGGGAAGGGGAAATTGGCGTATATTTACGACGTAACGAACGATGAACTGTATCACGCAATGAATGGAAAAGGTGCCTTTTACAACGAGAAACAACTTCCGAAATTTTCAGAAAAGCTGTTATGCGATTGTATAGTTGGATTGAATGCCATTTGGTTGACGGAAAATCGTCGCATCGATTATCGAATATTAATACCCCTTGTCAAATCTGTTCGAGGAACCCGTTCTTTCGGTTCGGCTGCCTTGGAAATGGCATATGTTGCAACGGGTTGGATGGATGCATACATTAGTTTGCGCCTGTCACCTTGGGATTTTGCTGCCGGAATGATCATCGTAGAAGAACTTGGAGGAAAGGCGACGAAATTAAACGGAGAACCGCTTTCGATCCTCGAGAAAAGTTCTGTTTTTTTAGCAAGAAGTGATGTCCACGAACAAATTTCAGAACAATTTTTATCGAATTATGTGGAAAATCCAATGAGAGATTACCGCAAAAAACGGTAA
- a CDS encoding YktB family protein — protein sequence MSFQGFSQSDFSVFKIEGFENRMEAIRNQIQPKFHELGTVLTDIVSMEMGNEMYLHVAKHARRKVNPPNDTWFAISPNKRGYKSHPHFQVGLFDDHLFIWLAYIYEYPNKAQLGDMYLEHLEQISDLLGNDFVLSTDHTKKEAARVTKTELEKALIRLKQVKKAELLIGKHILHTDPILGDGKALTEMISETIKRLIPLYQHTFAYEQVNN from the coding sequence ATGAGTTTCCAAGGTTTTTCTCAATCGGATTTTTCGGTTTTCAAAATCGAAGGGTTTGAAAATCGAATGGAAGCGATCCGAAATCAAATCCAACCGAAATTTCACGAACTTGGGACCGTTTTAACCGACATCGTCTCTATGGAAATGGGAAATGAAATGTATTTACACGTAGCTAAGCATGCGAGAAGGAAAGTCAATCCTCCGAACGATACGTGGTTTGCAATCAGTCCGAATAAACGGGGTTATAAATCCCATCCCCATTTCCAAGTCGGGTTGTTTGACGATCATCTGTTCATTTGGCTCGCCTACATTTATGAATATCCGAACAAAGCACAACTGGGCGACATGTACTTGGAACATCTTGAACAGATTAGCGATTTATTGGGTAATGATTTCGTTCTTTCGACAGATCATACGAAAAAAGAAGCTGCACGTGTAACGAAAACGGAATTGGAGAAAGCATTAATACGATTGAAACAAGTAAAAAAGGCCGAACTGCTCATTGGAAAACATATTTTACATACAGATCCGATTCTTGGCGACGGAAAAGCTTTAACAGAAATGATTTCTGAAACGATCAAACGGTTGATTCCCCTTTATCAGCACACGTTTGCCTATGAACAAGTAAATAACTAA
- a CDS encoding UPF0223 family protein: MEFAYPISMDWTTKEIIDVVRFFESVEKVYDQGMERNQMMERYRKFKQVVPSIGEEKKIFREFQEVSGLSAYHAVKKMKESKDGQTIRL; the protein is encoded by the coding sequence ATGGAATTTGCTTATCCAATATCGATGGATTGGACGACGAAAGAGATTATCGACGTCGTTCGATTTTTTGAATCGGTCGAAAAAGTTTATGATCAAGGGATGGAAAGAAACCAGATGATGGAACGGTATCGAAAGTTTAAACAAGTCGTTCCTTCCATAGGCGAGGAAAAGAAAATTTTCCGCGAATTTCAAGAAGTAAGTGGTCTTTCTGCCTATCATGCAGTGAAAAAAATGAAGGAATCAAAGGATGGACAAACGATTCGATTATAG
- a CDS encoding NAD(P)H-dependent flavin oxidoreductase — MNWSTRITELLQIRYPIVQGGLAHLAYHELAAAVSNAGGLGQITAMSLKHPEQLREEIRHVREKTDHPFGVNFAIGQHGRSYREFLDVAIEEKVPVVSVTGGNPAPFFDDLQGVNVKKLVLVATIRQAKKAEELGADAVMVVGQEGGGHIGREDLSTFVLVPQVVDAVRIPVIASGGIGDGRGLMAALSLGAEGIEMGTRFIATKECVHAHESYKQALVEGDENSTIVIKRSLGAPGRALKNRWTSRIVELEKANATYETLKTFISGEANKRFANEGKVDEGFAWAGQVVGLIKDVPLVEQLIDRIIKEGEKIRKSWL, encoded by the coding sequence ATGAACTGGTCAACGCGGATTACGGAATTATTACAAATTCGTTATCCGATCGTTCAAGGAGGACTTGCCCATCTCGCCTATCACGAATTAGCTGCTGCGGTTTCCAATGCGGGAGGTTTAGGGCAAATTACTGCCATGTCGTTGAAGCATCCAGAACAATTACGGGAAGAAATTCGTCACGTCCGTGAAAAAACGGATCATCCGTTCGGTGTGAATTTTGCAATCGGTCAACACGGAAGAAGTTATCGGGAATTTTTGGATGTTGCTATAGAAGAAAAGGTACCGGTCGTATCTGTTACAGGGGGGAATCCTGCTCCTTTTTTTGATGATTTACAAGGAGTGAACGTTAAGAAGCTCGTTCTTGTGGCGACGATTCGGCAAGCGAAAAAGGCGGAGGAACTTGGTGCAGACGCTGTAATGGTCGTTGGTCAAGAGGGTGGGGGACATATTGGCCGCGAAGATTTGTCTACTTTCGTTCTAGTTCCACAAGTAGTCGATGCGGTGAGGATTCCAGTCATTGCATCTGGCGGTATTGGGGACGGAAGGGGGCTGATGGCAGCACTGAGTCTCGGAGCGGAAGGAATCGAAATGGGTACCCGCTTTATTGCGACAAAGGAATGTGTCCACGCCCATGAATCGTATAAACAAGCACTAGTAGAAGGAGACGAAAATAGTACGATCGTGATTAAAAGGTCGTTAGGGGCACCTGGTCGGGCATTGAAAAATCGATGGACGTCGCGTATTGTTGAATTGGAAAAGGCGAATGCTACATATGAAACATTAAAGACGTTTATATCCGGCGAGGCGAATAAACGGTTTGCAAACGAAGGGAAAGTAGATGAGGGATTTGCTTGGGCCGGTCAAGTCGTCGGATTGATTAAAGATGTCCCATTGGTTGAACAATTAATCGATCGGATCATTAAAGAAGGAGAAAAAATAAGAAAAAGCTGGCTATAG
- a CDS encoding GapA-binding peptide SR1P: protein MGTLVCQVCQSTIDYFENEKVTVLYGTCSHCSTKKQ from the coding sequence ATGGGTACACTTGTTTGTCAAGTTTGCCAATCGACAATTGATTATTTTGAAAATGAAAAGGTAACCGTTTTATACGGAACATGTTCCCACTGTTCAACGAAAAAACAATAA
- the lpdA gene encoding dihydrolipoyl dehydrogenase, with translation MVVGDFPIETDTIVVGAGPGGYVAAIRAAQLGQKVTVVEKGELGGVCLNVGCIPSKALINAAHKYENAKHSDDIGITAENVTVDFSKVQKWKESVVKKLTGGVAGLLKGNKVEVVKGEAYFVDANTIRVMDEKSAQTYTFKNLIIATGSRPIELPTFKFSKRVIDSTGALNLPEIPEKLVVVGGGYIGSELGTVYANFGTEVTILEGAEDILSGFEKQMTALVKKSLKKKGVKIVTKAMAKGVEETDNGVIVTYEANGKEEKVEADYVLVTVGRRPNTDELGLEQVGIELTERGLIKVDKQCRTNISNIYAIGDVIEGPPLAHKASYEGKVAAEAISGHPSEVDYLAIPAVCFTDPELATVGYSEEQAKAEGIEIAVGKFPFAANGRSLALNNSEGFLKLITRKEDGLVIGGQIAGPGASDMIAEIGLAIEAGVTAEDIAMTIHAHPTLGEITMEAAEVALGSPIHIIK, from the coding sequence ATGGTAGTAGGAGATTTTCCAATTGAAACTGACACGATTGTCGTTGGAGCAGGACCTGGTGGATATGTTGCAGCTATCCGCGCTGCCCAATTAGGTCAAAAGGTTACCGTTGTTGAAAAGGGAGAACTTGGCGGTGTATGTTTAAACGTCGGATGTATTCCGTCGAAAGCGTTAATTAATGCTGCTCACAAATACGAAAATGCTAAACATTCCGACGATATTGGTATAACTGCCGAGAACGTTACGGTTGATTTTTCCAAAGTTCAAAAATGGAAAGAAAGTGTTGTAAAAAAATTAACCGGTGGAGTGGCAGGCCTTTTAAAAGGAAACAAAGTAGAAGTAGTAAAAGGTGAAGCTTATTTCGTCGATGCAAATACGATTCGAGTGATGGATGAAAAATCCGCTCAAACGTATACATTTAAAAATCTAATTATCGCTACGGGTTCAAGACCGATTGAACTTCCGACATTTAAGTTTTCAAAACGGGTCATTGATTCAACCGGTGCGTTAAATTTACCGGAAATTCCGGAAAAATTAGTTGTTGTCGGTGGCGGATATATCGGATCGGAACTCGGAACGGTATATGCAAACTTTGGTACGGAAGTAACGATTTTAGAAGGTGCTGAAGATATTTTATCCGGTTTTGAAAAACAAATGACAGCACTCGTTAAGAAAAGCTTGAAAAAGAAAGGTGTAAAAATCGTTACGAAGGCGATGGCGAAGGGCGTAGAAGAAACGGATAACGGAGTCATCGTAACGTATGAAGCAAACGGAAAAGAAGAAAAAGTCGAAGCAGATTACGTTCTCGTTACCGTAGGTCGCCGTCCAAATACGGATGAGCTTGGATTGGAACAAGTCGGTATCGAGTTAACGGAACGTGGACTCATTAAAGTCGACAAACAATGCAGAACAAATATTTCAAATATCTATGCGATCGGTGATGTAATCGAAGGCCCACCATTAGCCCATAAAGCATCCTATGAAGGAAAAGTTGCGGCGGAAGCGATTAGCGGTCATCCTTCTGAAGTTGACTATTTAGCCATTCCTGCTGTTTGCTTCACGGATCCGGAATTGGCAACGGTCGGTTATTCGGAAGAACAAGCGAAAGCAGAAGGAATCGAAATTGCTGTAGGAAAATTCCCATTTGCAGCAAACGGTCGTTCCTTGGCGTTAAACAATTCGGAAGGTTTCCTAAAACTTATTACGCGTAAAGAAGATGGCTTAGTAATCGGTGGACAAATCGCTGGACCTGGAGCTTCGGATATGATTGCTGAAATCGGCCTTGCCATTGAGGCTGGAGTCACCGCTGAAGATATTGCGATGACGATTCATGCTCACCCGACTTTAGGCGAAATCACGATGGAAGCTGCAGAAGTAGCATTAGGTTCACCAATCCATATCATTAAATAA
- a CDS encoding dihydrolipoyllysine-residue acetyltransferase has protein sequence MAFEFKLPDIGEGIHEGEIVKWLVQPGDEVNEDDVICEVQNDKAVVEIPSPVKGKVLELKVAEGEVAVVGDVLVTFDAPGYENMQFKGDEAETKPAESQESPASQENSSSSVFQFKLPDIGEGIHEGEIVKWLVKEGETVQEDDVLCEVQNDKAVVEIPSPVTGKVLEIKVAEGQVAVVGDVLVTFDAPGYENMQFKGEETSEAKQEPAKEQPAQTAEKTEVDPNRRIIAMPSVRKYAREKGVDIRLVSGTGKNGRVLKSDIDAYSKGGQTVEQPQQAVEQPQPAKVEKTTATVERSEVPVDAQYPETREKMSPVRKAIAKAMVNSKHTAPHVTLMDEVDVTKLVAHRKKFKEVAAQKGIKLTYLPYVVKALVSTLREYPDLNTSIDDEAGEIIRKHYFNIGIAADTDRGLLVPVVKDADRKSLFAISGEINELANKAREGKLAPNEMKGASCSITNIGSAGGQWFTPVINHPEVAILGIGRIAEKPIIRDGEIVAAPVLALSLSFDHRMIDGATAQNALNHIKRLLNDPELLLMEA, from the coding sequence GTGGCATTTGAATTTAAATTGCCGGACATCGGAGAAGGTATACATGAAGGTGAAATCGTCAAATGGTTAGTACAACCGGGCGATGAAGTAAATGAAGATGACGTAATCTGTGAAGTTCAAAACGATAAAGCGGTTGTTGAAATTCCGTCACCTGTAAAAGGGAAAGTGCTTGAGCTAAAAGTTGCTGAAGGAGAAGTGGCTGTCGTCGGTGATGTTCTCGTAACTTTTGATGCTCCTGGATATGAAAATATGCAATTTAAAGGGGACGAGGCTGAAACCAAACCGGCGGAAAGCCAAGAGAGCCCAGCTTCACAAGAAAATTCTTCTTCATCTGTATTCCAATTTAAACTACCGGATATTGGCGAAGGAATTCACGAAGGTGAGATCGTCAAATGGTTAGTTAAAGAAGGCGAAACGGTTCAAGAAGATGACGTCCTTTGCGAAGTACAAAATGATAAAGCAGTCGTCGAAATTCCATCACCGGTTACGGGGAAAGTGTTGGAAATTAAAGTCGCAGAAGGTCAAGTAGCTGTCGTTGGCGACGTTCTTGTTACTTTCGATGCCCCTGGATACGAAAATATGCAATTTAAAGGTGAAGAAACTAGCGAAGCAAAACAAGAGCCTGCAAAAGAACAACCGGCACAGACGGCGGAAAAAACGGAAGTCGATCCGAACAGAAGAATTATTGCTATGCCGAGCGTACGGAAATATGCCCGTGAAAAAGGAGTCGATATTCGTCTTGTCAGTGGAACCGGGAAAAACGGTCGGGTATTAAAATCTGATATTGACGCGTATTCGAAAGGTGGACAAACGGTCGAACAACCACAACAAGCTGTCGAACAACCACAACCTGCGAAAGTGGAAAAAACGACTGCAACCGTTGAGCGTAGTGAAGTTCCTGTCGATGCCCAATATCCAGAAACCCGTGAAAAAATGAGTCCGGTACGTAAGGCGATTGCAAAAGCGATGGTGAACTCGAAACATACGGCACCACATGTAACATTAATGGATGAAGTCGATGTAACAAAACTCGTTGCTCATCGTAAGAAATTTAAAGAAGTTGCGGCCCAAAAAGGAATTAAACTTACGTATTTACCGTACGTTGTAAAAGCGTTAGTAAGTACGTTGCGTGAATATCCGGATTTAAATACGTCCATCGATGATGAAGCGGGCGAAATTATTCGGAAACATTACTTCAATATCGGAATTGCAGCAGATACAGACCGTGGATTGCTCGTTCCTGTAGTTAAAGATGCTGATCGGAAATCTCTCTTTGCCATTTCCGGTGAAATTAACGAATTGGCAAACAAAGCTCGGGAAGGAAAATTAGCCCCGAATGAAATGAAAGGCGCATCTTGTTCGATTACAAATATCGGTTCTGCAGGCGGTCAATGGTTTACTCCCGTGATTAATCACCCAGAAGTTGCTATACTAGGGATAGGTCGTATAGCAGAAAAACCAATCATACGGGATGGAGAAATTGTCGCTGCACCGGTACTTGCATTATCTTTAAGCTTTGACCATCGTATGATTGACGGGGCAACTGCTCAAAATGCCTTAAATCATATTAAGCGACTGCTAAACGATCCAGAACTTTTACTAATGGAGGCGTAA
- a CDS encoding alpha-ketoacid dehydrogenase subunit beta, which translates to MAQMTMIQAITDAMRTELKNDEKVLVFGEDVGVNGGVFRATENLQKEFGEDRVFDTPLAESGIGGLAIGLAAQGFRPVPEIQFFGFVYEVMDSISGQMARMRYRTGGTFNMPITVRSPFGGGVHTPELHADSLEGLMAQTPGVKVVIPSTPYDAKGLLISSIRSNDPVIFLEHMKLYRSFRQEVPEGEYTIPLGKADVKREGTDVTIIAYGAMVHEALKAADELQKDGYSAEVIDLRTVSPLDIETIISSVEKTNRAIVVQEAQKQVGIAANVVAEINDRAILSLEAPVLRVAAPDTVFPFSQAESVWLPNYKDIIETAKKVLTF; encoded by the coding sequence ATGGCTCAAATGACGATGATTCAAGCGATTACGGATGCGATGCGTACGGAATTGAAAAACGATGAAAAAGTACTCGTTTTTGGTGAAGACGTGGGAGTCAATGGTGGAGTCTTCCGTGCGACTGAAAACTTACAAAAGGAATTTGGTGAAGATCGAGTATTCGATACGCCTTTAGCTGAATCAGGAATCGGTGGACTTGCAATTGGATTGGCTGCACAAGGGTTCCGTCCGGTTCCAGAAATTCAATTTTTCGGTTTCGTTTATGAAGTAATGGATTCCATTAGTGGACAAATGGCACGGATGCGTTACCGTACAGGTGGAACTTTTAATATGCCAATTACCGTTCGTTCCCCATTCGGTGGTGGCGTCCATACTCCGGAATTGCATGCCGATAGTTTAGAAGGATTGATGGCTCAAACGCCAGGAGTGAAAGTCGTCATTCCGTCAACACCTTATGATGCAAAGGGATTATTAATTTCCTCCATTCGTTCGAACGATCCGGTTATTTTCCTTGAACATATGAAATTGTATCGTTCATTCCGTCAAGAAGTACCGGAAGGCGAATATACTATTCCTCTTGGTAAAGCAGATGTGAAACGGGAAGGTACGGATGTAACAATCATCGCATACGGGGCGATGGTTCATGAAGCATTGAAGGCGGCCGATGAATTGCAAAAAGACGGTTATTCTGCAGAAGTGATCGACTTAAGAACGGTTAGCCCATTGGATATTGAAACGATTATTTCCTCCGTTGAAAAAACAAATCGGGCCATCGTCGTACAAGAGGCTCAAAAACAAGTGGGAATCGCAGCAAATGTCGTTGCAGAAATCAATGATCGGGCCATTTTAAGCTTGGAAGCACCTGTGTTACGGGTAGCTGCTCCAGACACTGTTTTTCCATTCTCTCAAGCAGAATCGGTATGGCTTCCAAATTATAAAGACATTATTGAAACGGCAAAAAAAGTTTTAACGTTCTAA
- the pdhA gene encoding pyruvate dehydrogenase (acetyl-transferring) E1 component subunit alpha yields MASKTKFRFDVSAQMDTVEKEFQTFQILNEDGEIVNKKAMPDLTDEQLQELMRRMVYTRILDQRSISLNRQGRLGFYAPTAGQEASQIASHFALEKEDFLLPGYRDVPQIIWHGLPLYKAFLWSRGHYQGIQVPKDLNIFPPQIIIGAQYVQTAGIALGIKKNGKKAVAVTYTGDGGTSQGDFYEGINFAGAFQAPAIFIVQNNGFAISTPREVQTAAKTLAQKAVAAGIYGVQVDGMDPLAVYVAVRDARERAIYGEGPTLIETLCYRYGPHTMSGDDPTRYRSKELDSEWEKKDPLVRFRKYLEGKGLWNEEMEEKIIEQAKEDIQQAVKKADTAPKQKVTDLIEIMNEELPSNLKEQYEIYKEKESK; encoded by the coding sequence ATGGCTTCAAAAACAAAGTTCCGTTTTGATGTATCCGCTCAGATGGATACGGTGGAAAAAGAATTTCAAACGTTCCAAATATTGAATGAAGATGGGGAAATCGTGAATAAAAAGGCGATGCCCGATTTAACTGATGAACAGCTCCAAGAATTAATGCGTCGTATGGTTTACACACGTATTTTAGATCAACGGAGTATTTCTTTAAACCGACAAGGTCGTTTAGGTTTCTATGCGCCGACCGCTGGACAAGAGGCTTCTCAAATTGCTTCCCATTTCGCATTAGAAAAGGAAGATTTTCTCTTACCAGGATATCGGGATGTACCGCAAATTATTTGGCACGGTCTTCCTTTGTATAAAGCTTTCCTTTGGTCAAGAGGGCATTATCAAGGAATTCAAGTGCCAAAAGATTTGAATATTTTCCCACCGCAAATCATTATCGGAGCACAATATGTACAAACAGCTGGAATTGCGTTAGGTATTAAGAAAAACGGTAAAAAAGCGGTAGCCGTTACATATACGGGTGACGGAGGAACATCCCAAGGTGATTTCTACGAAGGAATAAACTTTGCAGGAGCCTTCCAAGCACCGGCAATTTTCATCGTACAAAATAACGGATTTGCCATTTCTACTCCTCGAGAAGTACAAACAGCAGCAAAAACTCTTGCTCAAAAGGCTGTTGCGGCTGGAATTTACGGAGTACAAGTGGACGGAATGGATCCGTTAGCTGTATACGTTGCTGTTCGAGATGCAAGGGAACGGGCGATTTACGGTGAAGGCCCGACATTGATTGAAACGCTTTGCTATCGATACGGACCACATACGATGAGCGGTGATGATCCAACTCGTTATCGTTCTAAAGAATTAGATAGTGAATGGGAGAAAAAGGATCCCCTTGTTCGTTTCCGTAAATATTTAGAAGGTAAAGGCCTTTGGAATGAAGAAATGGAAGAAAAGATCATCGAACAAGCGAAAGAAGATATTCAACAAGCGGTGAAAAAAGCGGATACCGCACCGAAACAAAAGGTTACCGATTTAATTGAAATTATGAATGAAGAACTACCGAGCAACTTAAAAGAACAATATGAAATCTATAAAGAAAAGGAGTCGAAGTAA
- a CDS encoding YkyA family protein yields the protein MVKKYLVLFIPITIVLFLSGCSQSTEEKIFDTLEEVVEQEASFENQQQPLVELEEKENELYNEIIDLGLKEKEQVNQLSDEALDVLEQQRERILKEKESLEDGKEIFLEVEEYIEELENEQLKEDGEQLVATMNERYTVYESLHEQYLQKIEYSKELYNLFKQDEEISLETIESQINNINETLKTLQQLNERFNELTEQYNTEKVAFYEKAGLNVNLKEE from the coding sequence ATGGTAAAAAAATATTTAGTCTTGTTTATCCCTATTACCATTGTCCTTTTCTTATCCGGTTGTAGTCAATCGACAGAAGAGAAAATATTTGACACTTTGGAAGAAGTCGTTGAACAAGAGGCATCCTTTGAAAATCAGCAACAACCGTTAGTCGAATTGGAAGAGAAAGAAAACGAATTGTATAACGAAATTATTGATCTCGGTTTAAAAGAAAAGGAACAAGTCAATCAACTGTCCGATGAAGCGTTAGATGTCCTAGAACAGCAGAGGGAACGGATATTAAAAGAAAAGGAAAGTTTGGAAGACGGAAAGGAAATCTTTCTTGAAGTAGAGGAATATATCGAGGAACTGGAAAATGAACAATTGAAAGAAGACGGGGAACAATTGGTTGCGACGATGAATGAAAGGTATACAGTGTACGAATCGTTACATGAACAGTATCTTCAAAAAATCGAATACAGTAAAGAACTGTATAATCTTTTCAAGCAAGATGAAGAGATTTCTTTAGAAACAATTGAATCACAAATAAACAACATTAACGAGACATTAAAGACGTTACAACAATTAAATGAACGTTTTAATGAGTTAACGGAACAATATAATACGGAGAAAGTAGCTTTTTATGAAAAGGCTGGATTGAACGTTAACTTGAAGGAAGAATAA
- the def gene encoding peptide deformylase → MITMKDIIRDGHPTLRKVAEEVTIPPTEEDRAVLKSMLEFIINSQDEEIAKKYDLRPGIGLAAPQINISKRMIALHLEDEKGKLHSYTLFNPKIVSHSVEKTYLPNGEGCLSVDEVIPGIVPRYARVTVKAFDIDGNELKLRLKGLPSIAMQHEIDHLNGIMFYDHINKDDPFKPVENAFPLEE, encoded by the coding sequence ATGATAACAATGAAAGACATCATTCGGGATGGTCATCCGACATTACGGAAAGTGGCTGAAGAAGTCACCATTCCTCCTACCGAAGAAGATCGAGCCGTCTTGAAATCCATGTTGGAGTTTATTATAAACAGCCAAGACGAAGAAATTGCGAAAAAATATGATTTACGTCCAGGCATCGGTTTAGCTGCACCGCAAATCAACATTTCGAAACGGATGATCGCACTTCATCTTGAAGATGAAAAGGGAAAACTGCATAGCTATACTTTATTTAACCCAAAAATTGTTAGCCACTCAGTCGAAAAAACGTATTTACCAAATGGTGAAGGTTGTCTATCCGTCGACGAAGTCATTCCGGGAATTGTACCTCGATATGCCCGGGTAACGGTGAAAGCATTCGATATTGACGGTAATGAATTGAAACTTCGCTTAAAGGGCCTCCCTTCCATCGCTATGCAACATGAAATCGACCATTTAAATGGGATTATGTTTTATGATCATATTAATAAGGATGATCCGTTCAAACCCGTTGAAAATGCCTTTCCATTGGAAGAATAA
- a CDS encoding Cof-type HAD-IIB family hydrolase encodes MKKIVFLDIDGTILNTDKQIPKLTKLGIKQLKDRGIYVAIATGRGPFMFKDIREELGVDTYVSFNGQYVALDGEAIYHYSFPVDQMKQFLFNAKQFGHSIVFQSIDGMASSVDYDAFIKNGFSTLHFDHPVYDPEYYKTQPISQMILFCREEEEKAYEEQFPDFHFTRWHEFAVDVLPKGNSKATGIQWIIERLGLDLKDTYAFGDGLNDLEMLQTVGNGVAMGNSHPELKKSIPLSTSHVNEDGLYAGFKRFGLLDE; translated from the coding sequence ATGAAAAAAATTGTTTTTTTAGACATCGATGGGACGATTTTAAACACGGATAAACAAATTCCAAAATTAACAAAACTCGGGATTAAACAGTTGAAAGACAGAGGGATTTATGTAGCAATCGCAACGGGTAGAGGTCCGTTTATGTTTAAAGATATTCGAGAAGAGCTTGGAGTCGATACATACGTTAGTTTTAATGGGCAATATGTTGCATTGGATGGTGAGGCGATTTACCATTACTCATTTCCTGTCGATCAAATGAAGCAATTCTTGTTCAACGCGAAACAGTTCGGACATTCGATCGTTTTTCAATCGATCGATGGAATGGCATCCTCCGTCGATTACGATGCTTTTATTAAAAACGGCTTTTCCACGCTACATTTCGATCATCCCGTCTACGATCCGGAATACTATAAAACACAGCCTATTTCCCAAATGATTTTATTTTGCCGAGAAGAGGAAGAAAAAGCGTATGAAGAGCAATTTCCTGATTTCCATTTTACCCGTTGGCATGAATTCGCTGTCGATGTGTTGCCTAAAGGGAATTCAAAGGCGACGGGAATTCAATGGATTATTGAACGATTAGGTTTGGACTTGAAAGACACCTATGCCTTTGGTGATGGGCTGAACGATCTCGAAATGTTGCAGACAGTCGGAAATGGGGTCGCTATGGGGAATTCCCATCCAGAGTTAAAAAAGTCGATTCCTTTATCGACGAGCCATGTAAATGAAGACGGTTTGTATGCTGGATTTAAACGATTCGGATTACTAGACGAATAG
- a CDS encoding DNA-dependent RNA polymerase subunit epsilon, with amino-acid sequence MIFKVFVQQSKEEVPLRERTKALYIEGESERDVRDKLKTTPYLIESVQLLSEAHLEYEKQSENFTITEL; translated from the coding sequence ATGATTTTTAAAGTATTTGTGCAACAATCTAAGGAAGAAGTGCCGTTACGAGAACGGACGAAGGCTTTATACATTGAAGGTGAATCGGAACGGGATGTTCGAGACAAACTAAAAACGACCCCCTATTTGATCGAAAGTGTCCAACTTTTAAGTGAAGCACATTTGGAATACGAGAAACAAAGCGAAAACTTTACCATCACGGAGTTATAA